The Myripristis murdjan chromosome 17, fMyrMur1.1, whole genome shotgun sequence DNA segment atatatactagatggacaaaagtactgggccacACCTGTTAATCCTTGAATAccaggtgtttcattcattctcattgccacaggtgtataaaatccagcagctagccatgcagtctgccttcacacacatttgtgaaagaaaggctcattctaaagagctcactgaataccagcgtggtgctgtaatagtaatgtaataggatgcaaCAAGTAAGTTTGTGatatttcttccctcctagatattccaccatcagctggaagtgggattattgcaaagtggaagtgtttaggaaccacagcgactcagccacgaggtggcagaccacgtaaagttacgacgctctgctgactcaataaatGCATGTTGGATGGAGGTGTATAAAACACGCTGCCAGTGGAAtctggagcagtggaaacgtgttctgtggagtgatcATGCCTCTCTATTGGGGGTCTGaaggacgagtctgggtttggtgaacgccaggagaacgttccctgcctgactgcattgtgctgactgtgcAGTTTGGTGGAGGGATGatgctgtgggcttgttttgCTGGGCTCGGCCtctaatgcttcagctcaccaagacatttggacaattctctgcttccagctttgtgggaacagtttccAACATCAGTGCCtaacctcacaaatgctcttctggatgaatgggcaaaaataccaaaatgccAGATGACTTCTAAACCTTTAAGAAATCATAATTAAGCAGCTGAAGCTTTCAACTTCTAGCAGTCTGTGTTGGCCTAAACCCCAGAATCACCACGTGGCTACATTCATCAACAAATTGTTATAAGCTGTAGTTGCACCTTTAGAGTAGCATTCAGAAATGTTTACAGATGGTTTAAAATGTATCAGCCATTTAACAAGGTATGGCAATTATCACTTGCAACTTTATAATAGCTATCTGGCCAAATCTATTTTTTGGAATTTCAAATTTTAGTGAAATATTCTGCAAAATAAATCTCATGTATTATGCTATGGAAAGGAAgagctgtgttttgaaaagtgtaaATGGTTATGTATGATACAAACCTTTTTACACAtgacacataataataataatgatgacgaTAATATAGCTTggaatttgtaatttatttctCAGATGAATTGAACCTACAGGAGACATGAACCATGTTGTCTTATGGATCAAAATTGGCTCTGCAGCTCCACCTAGTGGACAGACTACAACACTGCCGGTCCAACCTGTAGAGTGACTTTCTGCTCACACTCGACTAGGGGATAAAAAATTATTAATAGATAATAGAGATTATGTATAATATAAAAGATTCCTAGTGTTAAAAATTATGTATTTTGAACTGAATTATTAAGGAAAGAATCAACAGACACTGATTAGGCTTGCTTGACTTtaacaaaaacagtgtttgaAAGATGATTGATTGAAAtatggtgagttttttttttttttttgtatttttttgtttgtttgtttgctttaatCCCCGTGACCATGACACCACACTCATGACATAACACCACAGCGCACTGATCtttaaaatagattttatttacCATTTTGTAATTGAACAGTTTACGATATACAGCTGACAGGACTAAGACATTTCAATGGATTTTGGCCCTAAAGGttgaagaacaagaagaacagACATGGTTAgctagatagacagatagatatgaTCGAAAGTACCAGAAGAACTGTGTTCTCTTCATTTgtgcttttcctctcctttcctcccgtGAAAAGAATTTACATTGGCTTAGCAACAACACAGCATTCATCTACTGAAACTTGTACACTGTTTTTCCCCAGCCAAACTactaaaaaaacattattacttgacttttttttgtacatatttcaaaatggaagtgtattattattatttattattatatttttttttcctgttgcttATAAAAACAAGTGATTTCTTTAAAGTGCTGAAACATGAGACATTATGCTTATGAGTAGCAGTAAGAGATTCAAGAGGTCATTTCTGCAATTTACACCGAattgcagggagaaaaaaaaaagaaaaaaagataaaaatcacagttttctttttAGTACAGTAGAGGAGTTGCACAACGAGTTTGTGTACAAAAATGGTCAAAACCTTGTAGTCCACATTCTTCAACATCCAGAGACTTTCTCAGTGTGAGGTGATAGTGAGCAATGGTGTTATTAGTATATCCAGACCTGGGTCAGTTATTAATTCATGCCATTCTCCATTAAGTTGTGTGTTTGCGTTAGCCTTCTCAGAGGCTTTGACTCCTCTCAATCCttgaaaagcaaacaaatccaTTTCAAATAGTGGACCCGTTGTCTGGCGTGTATACAATGTCATAAGGTTGCCTCACAAAGTCTTATGCACAAACCAGCAGACTTTTGAAGTGACAACTTGACGTTTTGACACCGGCAGCACTATCTACCAGAGCTGGGTGAGGACGAATGTGTATCAGCAGGCTGATCTTGGAAACATGGGTCAAGTGTGAGGACACTGTCGTATTCTGAGTCTGAAACAGTTCATGGACGTGCTGATGGGCCCTAAACCATATTGATTCAATCTGCTGTTCGATTTTACATATTTGTTTAAAATACACCAACCAGATTGAAAAAGCCAGGCTGCTTGGGGGAAGGGCCGCCGAATGTTGTAAACAGATTATAAACAGAGTTAGAGTTGCCCTGTGGTACACTCATATGTGCGACACCGCTTTGAACGATATACACTGTATGACTCTTGGCACTGCACTGTGTAAAATGAAGTACATTTGATACTGTTAAAAAAGCACGGCCTAGCTGCAGCTGCTACCTCCACCAAGCTCACAGTAAAAACTAGTTCAAGTTTCGATCCAAAGCTTTTTGTTTGGCAATGCTTTTGATATCAGCTGGCTTTTTCTTATACACATTTGTCTACATctttaaaaagacagacaaaaaaaaaaagaaaaagaaaagtagtGTCATCAAACATGGACAAACAATTAAAATCTGAAGATAAAATATGTAggtttctttctcctttcttttagtacaaaagaaaaaatcttttaaaaggTATACTGTGTATATTAGCAGAATAGGACTTGGCTAGATCTGATGAATTAGAAGTACATTGACATCAATATTTAAGACTACGCCCGCTCTACATGCAGGCTCAGCAGTAAGAGCTAATCCACTACACACAGAGTACACGATACACTCGACGCTGGCTAAATTACActacaagaaaataaagcaatcgaaaacaaatgcaaaaatgaaacagTACCCCTCCCAAAAACACGCCTACCTGCCCACCCCGCCCcgaataaaaacaaagagaaacacacacacatacacacaccagtccgattattattattattattttttttacattactgTACAAAGGGAGGAATAGTTGTGAGGCCAGCAGAGATGTGAGGGATGGGATAAATAGAGGGATAGCGTGGTAGCGTTGTGGCTAAGCTTCACTCACTACATCAACAACACAGAGGACAGGCAGTCACAAACAGGAAAGCCTCAGCTACAAGCAGTCCCACTTTACAATGGGAGCAATAGTTttgtattcacttttttttttttgtcagcaaatgaaaattcactgaaaactgaatttttccTCGACTTGGAATCCCAAATGCAATGGCATGAGAAGAATCGgaataaaaagaaacagcatTTATATACAGTGTGCAGTTTTCATTAGACACCACCGTTATAGAAGTTTATGTTCCAACCCCGAACTGCGCCTGCGTTAAAGATGGCGTGGTGTGGTGTAGTGTTTGGTAAAGCACCTGGTCTTGTGAGAACACAATTTAGCTGATTTCACGAGGACGTTTTGCggtaaaaaaatgaaaaccaaataAAAGTGTTCACAAGGTTGTTCAAATGCCCTAAGACTAGTGCGACCGGTTAAGACATTTCCAGTAGCTGCAGGCCAAACTTGACATCCATGGTGCACACCTATTGCCATGAGCTACTACAAGTGCACCAGGTCTCCAATGTATAGAAATATCCTGCATGTTTCCATAATCTGATTACTCTTCTATACAAGTCTGTTAAAAATGTGGTCAGAAAAATGTGTGCTTGCTTTGAGAGCTCCACTATGTGCTTCTAAGAATCattctatcattttttttatgtgcttaATGTTGACTTATTCATCATTTCCATTGTCTTCatcttatcaaacacacaccagagtaCAGCTTGTGCCTGTTGGTGCTGCGTGTATCTCAGCTGTTGCTGCTTGGATCTCCGCTCACACACTTTGATTTGTTGGCTGCATTTAGTTTCCATACAGATTACTGTTGTGCCTCGACTACCCTGAGTGTCAGAATCAGGCCATCTTGTGGTCTATTGGAGCAACTGCACTGTCTGAAGTTAATGATCACTAATGTCTTCAAAAACATGACTAGTGAGTGAGTAAAAGTGCCTACATTTgtactgatgaaaaaaaaaaacaaaaaaaacaggcttaGTCTGACGGTGTGTTTCACAGAAAGTGCAGAGCCTGACCTGGCGCAGCTGAATCCAGCAGCTTCCTTGCTCTTGAAACTAAACAAATACAGCAACCTGCTACCGCCTGAGCAGGGCTCCCAAGACGGATGAGAGGACCATCTGATCTTCGAACTCCCTGTGACACAGATTTGGCCTCCATCTGTGTTACTTTTAATATGCTGTTCAAATAGCCACGAAACAGCCTGCTTTTTGTGCCCTGAACAATTCAGATCTTCCTGCCGGTGTAAATCCACCCGTAGACCTAAAAATCATTGTTCTATTGTATGCTGACTGGACAAAAATGGTCTTTCAAATACAATGCCTTTGGGAAACCTGCCCACCAAACGGCCTGCTCTCTATCCTATCACACCctctgacaaaacaacaacaacaaccaaatcaAGTCATGGATGAGGAAACAAGGTTATTTAAGATTCTGTAGCttctttacaaaataaacagatttcATCTCGCTTATAATTATTTACTATGGTACTTTACAATAATGAGAGGTAAATAAGACAATTCTATTGAGAGAAACATACTATACAACTACATTTAAACTACATAATTCAGTTAGGATGACTGTTTCTAATCTGTATTCTTCCAGGAACAAGCTCCATCTCAAGGCCAAtggcctctcctctctgttgtaATTATCCAGTCACCCACCAGCTTGGCACAGAGCTtgagaaacaaaatatttgtaAATGCATTTAGGATTCCACTGTAAAGACACTGAGGTCATACCAGCCTCTCTGATACATATAGAGTTTTGAGAAAAGTGAAGAAATTTCCCACCTACTACTGTTATGGCACCGATATATAAAGTTCATGCATGTTGAACATGTTTTTGGTAACATGCCTTGATGGGGCAAATTGCTACAACTTGTGGGAGACACTGACTAAAAAGACACGCACAGTGGTGTAGTGGAGGGTATACgcagatatctatatatagatcaGCCAAAAAGCCATTTAAATATGTAGAGGGGTGTACCCGCTTCCTCTTTAGTGACCTACCTGTCTACTTAATAGTATACCCACCTCGTCAATGACCTCTACACCACTGCACACGCACCACCTACTGTATGATCCTTTCCCTATGctagctgctgctgtcaccagCCAAGATCCTCCTTCTCATGCCACATCCCAAAATGCATTTCACTAGAAAAGAATGCCTGGAAGACTTGAAAAGAAATGGCACTTATATACAGAGTTGCATCCACctgtttaggtgtgtgtgtgtgtgtgcacgcacacgtgtgtatgtgtactatGTATCTGTGTGCGTGTATTTGTATTGGCATTGGTTTATCTAAcaattaatgttaatattaggTGGTTTTAATTAGGAAAGGCAAAAGAATCCACTCACTTTTCTACATGGTATGGGTGGTTTAAATTCCCCATAATCTGCACAGCCCACCGTATTGAAACAAGGTTTCCACAGGTAAGGAGCAATGTCGAACGAGAGAGTGTAACCTCAATGGGACCCTGAGAATGGGCACTCAGATCTCTTCTGCCTCTGTTAAAACACTGGAAGCAAATATGctttgcatgtgcgtgtgcgtgtgtgtgcgtgtgtgtatgtgtgtgtgtctgtgtctgcatgcgAGTGTGAATGTGGAGGCAGAGAGCACATTTACTGTACGCTGATATTTCTCTGCCAATTTTGGTAAAAActtggcagagaaaaaaaacagaggaaaagaggaaattttcacagaaaattacacagaaaattTTAGGGTGTTTATTATTTAGGGTGCTTGTTAAATACTTGTGCTCTGTATAACGTTTGAAAAGAAGCAGCATACAAACAATAGGCTTAGACTTAGCTGAGATTGACTACGGTTGAGGTCACTGTGTGCCATAAAATGTACAGTAGATTCCAAGCAATGCCCGAAATGAGAATTCATTAATATGTTTGTTCATATGATGTGGTTGAGTAtatctacctttttttttttctggccatTGACTGCCGCTGAATCTCATAGATCAGCTCAGCGTTAACACCAGCTGTAAGTGGCCAGTGCAGTCATAGCATACCTCTCTCCTCAACTGTCACTGGAAAGTTGCCAATTCCAAATCGACCCAGCTAAcagaataaaggaaaaaatggtCTTCCACTGTTGTGCTACTAAGTTGCTGCACGCCCTAAACAAACCCTCGCAGCCAGTATTTCAACACAATCTAACTCCAACTGCATATGTAGATGACGCATAcaagttttacaaaaaaaaaaaaaaaaaaaaaaaaaaaaatgaaaggaaaaacaaactgcaataTTAAATTATGTGAAACCAACAAATAAACCACCCCCTACAAAAATCTTTTGGATGATgaaccatttttttctttctttctcacttttttctaGAGACAACAAACAGATAGACAGAGGAGGTTAGGATAGACATAATAAGCCCTTACAATATGTAAAGGTCTCCAGCGAATGGGATCTCCCCCACAGAGGACTGTGGGAAAGTGGGGTGAGGAGAAGTGAGGGCTGAGGATGGAGGTGTGGGGacagggaggaaaaaggaggaggaggaggaggaggagcagatggTGGGGCATGGGGCTGTGCCAGGCAGCACCGACAGAGCTGGGTGCCCTCTATGCGCTGGAGGTGgggttgttgtgtgtgttggtggagcCGTTGCTTCCCTGGATGGTGAGGCTGATCtcatccttcctctctttctccttctccctctccttctcttcctctttcaactcctccttctccttgaGGGGACGAGCATCCACGTTGTCTTCGGAAGCCATCGGTGCGTAGCGGCCTGTCCGATGCTCCTGCAGCGCCGGGCCCCACTTGGGGTGTGACCGGCATGCATTCTTCAACCGCTGAGCGAGGTGGAGGGAGCAAAGAAGCATCATTTTAATACAAACTATTATGATGACTAGCggttttgctgcttttaaatCACTTGAGAGTATAATGTCAGTGTTAAAAGTACAGCATAATTCATTCATGCTGTAATGTGGTCACAAACAACAGTTGTGAAGAAACAATATTTCTACAGAAAAAtgatattattaaaaaataaaactcaaattaCATTAACTGAATTGTAATTTACATCACACTACATAAATCATACATGAATTTATTGTgtggatatttgtgtgtgtgtgtgtgtgtgtgtgtacatatatatgtatgcaggTATGACATAGTACTGACATaatactgtatttcttttttgacATTATATAGTATCCATAGTATCTTAGTTTCCAATATTAGGCTTTAATTTTATACAATATTCATGTATTTGAGGAATTTCAATGTCATAAAAAAGGTGTTGTCTTCTACTGCTGACATTAGAGGTGTtacagagagccagagagaccCATCCTGACAGGAGAGAGAACGGCAGGGAGGCACTGTACCTCTCTGAAGGTCGCTCCTGGTGACTTTGAGATCTTGTAGAGGGCATAGATGGGTATGCAGATCACAGATGACATGGCCATGGCGAAGCCGATAGCCAGGGACCAGCCAGGATACACATAATCATTGTAGGTGATGGGCTTGTACTGGATCACTGTGAAGATCAGGATGAACTACACGGGCAGAGCACAGTGAGAGAAAACAGATATAATGAGTAACTGCTTGATCATCTGCAAACCTGTCAACATTAGGGATATCCAAGGGAGATTTCCTCGGCATAAACTCTCTATTGACAAGGTTCCTGACAAGGTGTAAGAGTTGTAAATGGTTTGTACAAATACAGCTAGCTACAGTTAGCTACTGATTATTCGTGAACTGTTAAACTGAATGAGTGCTTATTATCCACAATGCTAGTGTGGacattcaagaccaaaaaacaaCTAACCTGCTTCAACTCATGCAAACCTTTAAGCTACTGCCTCAACGACTGCTTGAGCTACTACCTCAATGACTGCTGCAGTTATTGATTCAATGACTGCTTCAATGAATACTTCAGGTACTGCTTCAACGACTACTTCAGGTACTGCTTCAACGACTACTTCAGGTACTGCTTCAATGACGGCTACAGCCACTGCTTCAATACTGCTTCAACATCTGTGCCAGCTACTGCTTCAAAGACGGCTTCAGTGACTGTTATGTAATGACTTACATGGCCTGTCCTGTGGTTTTTATTACCTAATTACTGGTAATGATGGGATGTCCTCTGACTGCTTACTGCCATGTACTGTTATGGGCTCTCCTGTAATTGCTTACATCCTAGTAAAGACCTATAAACACCCAAACAACCACAAAGTTAGCAACTGCTTAGTACATCTCACCTACAAACACCCAAGCAACCACTTAGTACACACTTGCAACAGCTAATACAACCTTTAGCATTATTATAAGTCCATTTTCTACTAATACTGCTAGTGGAACTACTACctgtactactgctactattattaGTTCCAGGGACATCAATGCTTAATTAATGAATgataaaatatggaaaataatttaaaaataatttaacccaTCACATTGGCCTCGCCTTGAATTGTAGGACATTAGGTGAAGTTGTTTCAAGTGAACACTAGAGGGTGCAGGTAATCTATTTGTGGCAAGCCTGTAAACCTTTGCAGAAGAAAAGTCAACATGGCAAAAAAAGGTCCAGTGAGGGTCCAGAGATGCAGCATACTTAACAATGAGTGTGGAGTGCAGCTTCTTATGTTTCTTCTGTAAATTAAATCACAACTGTATGGTGCACACTGGCAACAGTGAGTAgtaaaaatggacatttttaatACGAAAAGGCTGAAGGTTGTTACTTTAAAAGAGATGGTGACAAAAATCATCACTTTACCAAACAGCAGGAAACTGTACAGTCACAGTTTTGACTTAGTGTCCCTTGAGAGCAGAGCATTAGACTGTATagtgaaatgaaagagaaaacaaaaaccccTGAAATCTGACCAGTAATCCACAACAATGAATTTCTTGGTTGGCCAGCAGCTTAGTGGACTAATACGCCTGCTTGGGAAATACCATTGATCACAACTGCATGTATTCATTTCCCAGTCAGAGAGACTTTCTGTTAGAGGTTTATATTGGGAACAAAGCAACACTAGCCAAACAGATTAGTGTTGATTGGAGCTAAAATGTAGGTCAGGTCCCCAACAGTGTGTCAGCAACACAACAAACTGAGGGGCTTACCCTCAAAGTCCCTTATATTGTTTTGAGTCAACGTGTTATGTCCTGTGTTCAGGATGTGTGAGAAGGAGTGTATGTGCGTCCACTTACGGAGATAATGACAGGAGAGATGAATCTCCAGCAGACCttgaagaagagaggaggagggaagccCAGCATCATCTCTACGTCTTTAAAGTAGTTCCGGTGACCTGCAGCAAAAGCAGCACAGTTACTCTGGTGTCAGGGGAGGTCGAAGAAATTCAAGTTTAATTGCTTCTGGCCGTTAAACTTGATTTTCAGATTAGATTGTACGCCCTGACAATATTTGAACAGGATGAAAACAGACCTTAAGGTGTGGCTCTCTGCCAATCATGGCACAGTCACCTATCACTACAGAATGGGAACTACAAGGGCAAACTATGgcaatcaattcatttatttaatttatcatttccATGTACAGTGTTGTCACCCTTACTCAAatatgtcttgtggctgcattgcattctagTATATTAAGGCTAATGTCAGTGGAAACTGGTATCTTTAacatcaaatattcatttttactgttGACATTGACATTAAACATAGCtgacacattttctgcattcaaaCTTTACTTGTCTGCATTTGGCCAGTTGTCaacagaaaaacatggaaacaaaacaatttttgtACACTGTTTTGGGGTTCATGTAATAAACCTACATTAGATTATCTTCTTACCGTAAATATACATGATGCAGATGCACATGATGCAGGAGATGATGACCAAAGAGAAACTAGCAGCATAGTTGTCCATCAGTAACAACCAGTAGATTCCTGCCTAAACACAGATTGCATACAGGGAACAGGTCAATACTGAAAATTCATGAACAAACTGGAAGAGTGCACTATGTGAAGTGCAGATACTCCATGTGTACCTCCTCTTTCCTGGACTATAGGCTACCTTATGTACTAAACAAAACTTTGGAGAGACTCTGCAGCCAATCATATGTTTAATTTACGtttagtattttctttttgtcttggtatctgtttcactttattataCACATTATACCGGTCTGGAACCTATACCTCATGAGTCATTTCTGCCTCGTTGCCAGATATCATATGGCTTTTGATAGAAACTGTGTTTcaaaaagcaaagtaaaaaagcaaaattcagAATTACTACTAaaggtctctctctttttctctaacacacaaacacacactaaagaaCTGCAAATGGTCCACTGACATATGAAACAGCGATGCAACCGATTTTAACCCCCTGCTCCGACACTTTTAacagtgttgttttcctgtATGTCTGCTCTGAGTCCTGTTGACTTCATTAAGGAGCAGTGCAGCGACCCAGATGTATgtgaacagagacagagaggaagacagcagcgGTAGAGTGAGCTGGACAGTGACAGAGAGCagaagtagcaaaaaaaaaaaaaaaaaaatgttttgcaaaagttctgaatcactgcaaccatgAGAGGGTCGTCATCATACAGGCTTGACTGTACACGAATTTTAGGCTGATAGACACAGTACTTTCAGAGATAAGCcgtggacagaaagacagacaggaccAAACACATGATTCCCTCTAGGCTACACCTGGTGGAGataataactaactaaataaataaataaaacaaattgtgtgtgcatgtttgcaaaGGTGTACTTTTTGGGGCTTACCTGTGTCGTTAGTGGAACTCCCAGTAGGAATCCAACAACAGCCACTCCCAGCGTGACTACAGTCTTGTGCTTCATAATCCAGTCTGTGCCAATCTCATCAACAATAGCCGTGACCAGCGTCTCCAGCAGACAGAACTACAACAATGGCAAACACAAAAGGTCAAAGGGTATGGCAGAAAACCCTCCAGTGTGCCACACATACAAGCTTGAAGTATAGGTAGGGGATATCAACTAACACAGCTAACGCTACCTTATAAGGAGCATTTTCTGTGTTAACACTGTTATCACAGTATTACATATAAACAGTCAAACACTTCACAAAGCCCTCATGAAAATCACATCGCATTATACATAACACACATGAGAGAAAACtaagggaaaaaagacaagacacaGGCAGAAATGGCCAAACATGAtcatgtgtatgagtgtgttcaCATGAGCCTCACCTGAGTCCCCAGTCCCAAAAGGATGAGcatgaagaagaagagcaggGACCAGAGTGGCGAGATGGGCAGCAGAGTGAGGGCTTCTGGGTAGGCCACAAAGGCCAGCCCTGGGCCGTGATCGGCCACCTCGGACACGGGGACGTTCAGGTGGTGGGCCATGAACCCCAGGatggagaaaatgacaaagCCAGCATAGACACTGGTTGCGCAGTTGGTAACACTGATAATGATGCTGTCCCTGtacatcaagagaaaaaaaagtatattaatTTGACACAAGAAAGTGACAAAATGCAGTTGCTACTAATGAAGTTGAAAATAATGAAgttgaaaatgagctgaaaaaaGTTGACAGAAAATATCTGTCATCAAAAATTCAACAGAGTAATGTAAACACATCACCAATACCATCACTACTGAGGGCGCTATTGGAAATGACACCAACTGAGTAACTCTTAACGACTGACCAAACTACATCACAGATTTGAAATCATGTGAAGGGCATTTTCAAATGTAGAGAGCATTATGTACTGGCAGCACAGTTGTAAATACTGTCTGTACAGGAGGCTGAAGATGAGAGCAGAGAACTGCTGAGTATATAACTTGTTAAACTGCTTTAAGATACAATTAAGCAGTTGCATACCCGCCATCTGCATATCTGTTTTACTGATAATAATTCCATCTATGCAAGCAGAGAGACAACACAGATTAAAGTAAAAAAGGCACCGATTACAGCCCAAATCGTATATTTTTAAGGCTACATTTAAGATTATATTAAGGTTATGGATGCGATACAGGGCCACAGTTTAcattcagggttagggttatatcACTGAACAAACTCATCTCTGGCTTTTAGCACTGCTTCTGCTTT contains these protein-coding regions:
- the slc6a9 gene encoding sodium- and chloride-dependent glycine transporter 1 isoform X2; translation: MEEKQHAGILNGAVPGEPVKRDENSRRGNWGNQIEFILTSVGYAVGLGNVWRFPYLCYRNGGGAFMLPYFIMLVFCGIPLFFLELSFGQFASLGCLGVWKISPMFKGVGYGMMVVSTYIGIYYNVVICIAFYYFFLSMTNLLPWTYCNNPWNTPDCSGVVGSSPRFNASLANATSSVVASVSEVVNRTKRTSPSEEYWRNYVLKISDDIGNFGEVRLPILGCLAVSWLVVFFCLIKGVKSSGKVVYFTATFPYVVLTILFIRGITLDGAINGIMYYLTPQWQKVLDAKVWGDAASQIFYSLGCAWGGLITMASYNKFHNNCFRDSIIISVTNCATSVYAGFVIFSILGFMAHHLNVPVSEVADHGPGLAFVAYPEALTLLPISPLWSLLFFFMLILLGLGTQFCLLETLVTAIVDEIGTDWIMKHKTVVTLGVAVVGFLLGVPLTTQAGIYWLLLMDNYAASFSLVIISCIMCICIMYIYGHRNYFKDVEMMLGFPPPLFFKVCWRFISPVIISFILIFTVIQYKPITYNDYVYPGWSLAIGFAMAMSSVICIPIYALYKISKSPGATFRERLKNACRSHPKWGPALQEHRTGRYAPMASEDNVDARPLKEKEELKEEEKEREKEKERKDEISLTIQGSNGSTNTHNNPTSSA
- the slc6a9 gene encoding sodium- and chloride-dependent glycine transporter 1 isoform X1 is translated as MSESNTNAASTADQNGAVPGEPVKRDENSRRGNWGNQIEFILTSVGYAVGLGNVWRFPYLCYRNGGGAFMLPYFIMLVFCGIPLFFLELSFGQFASLGCLGVWKISPMFKGVGYGMMVVSTYIGIYYNVVICIAFYYFFLSMTNLLPWTYCNNPWNTPDCSGVVGSSPRFNASLANATSSVVASVSEVVNRTKRTSPSEEYWRNYVLKISDDIGNFGEVRLPILGCLAVSWLVVFFCLIKGVKSSGKVVYFTATFPYVVLTILFIRGITLDGAINGIMYYLTPQWQKVLDAKVWGDAASQIFYSLGCAWGGLITMASYNKFHNNCFRDSIIISVTNCATSVYAGFVIFSILGFMAHHLNVPVSEVADHGPGLAFVAYPEALTLLPISPLWSLLFFFMLILLGLGTQFCLLETLVTAIVDEIGTDWIMKHKTVVTLGVAVVGFLLGVPLTTQAGIYWLLLMDNYAASFSLVIISCIMCICIMYIYGHRNYFKDVEMMLGFPPPLFFKVCWRFISPVIISFILIFTVIQYKPITYNDYVYPGWSLAIGFAMAMSSVICIPIYALYKISKSPGATFRERLKNACRSHPKWGPALQEHRTGRYAPMASEDNVDARPLKEKEELKEEEKEREKEKERKDEISLTIQGSNGSTNTHNNPTSSA